ATTGTAGAAACGGATAAAAATGACGCAAACTATAAACCTTTACAGGATAACTTGAAACGTTTGCAAAACGCAAAATTAGAAAACGGAAAAGCACCAGTAATTGTAGCGTTACCAATGCCAAAACGTGTAGATTTTGAAGATTTACGTTTACCAGCAAGTTACGCAAATTTCTTGATCTTGAATAATTGTGTTTTAGTGCCTACATTCAATGATAGTAATGATCGAATAGCTTTAAATATATTAGCAGAATGTTTCCCTGATCGAGAAGTAATCGGTATAAGTTGTATTGATTTTATTTGGGGATTTGGAACTTTACATTGTTTAAGTCAGCAGATTCCTGCATAAAAATTGTTGCCAAAGATTAAAAAAAAATCACTTTGATCTTTTTTAATCTGTGATAAAATTATCAGATATAGAGAGACTTTCTCATATTATTTGAGCTGTCACCAAAAGTGGCAGCTTTTTTTTGTTGTATATTTAACAGACAGATTTGCCACGTGTTCCAACATCCTTCTTATATTCGTATGTTCAATAATGCAGGAATGCAGATTTAATTTTATATGAAGAAAATATTTTTTATCCTTTCCGTGCTTTCTTCCGGAGTTCTTTTTTCGCAGTCTGATTCACATGAAAAAAATGAACTTACATTTGCTACCTACAATGTAAGTATGGAATCTGATAATTATTCTCCCAAAGGCGCAATGGGAAAATCGGAGCAAATATTGATTTATCAACTTAATTCAGGGCATAATACTCAAATCAGAAATATCGCCCAAATTATTCAGACCGTTAGGCCAGATGTTATTCTATTAAACGAGTTTGATTATATTAAAGACCCTGAACTTGGTGTAAAGGCGTTTATTAAAAATTATTTAAAGGTGAGCCAAGGTGGAGCAACACCTATTGATTATCCTTACTACTATTATTCAACAGTGAATACTGGCCAGCCAAGTCCTTACGATTTGAACAATGATGGAAAATTGGATAATTTTGGAAATGACGCATGGGGATTTGGTATGTATCCTGGTCAATATGGAATGATGCTTTTGTCGAAATATCCTATTGATGCTGCGGCTGTTCGTACTTTTCAACATTTTAAATGGAAAGATATGCCGGGAGCATTGCTTACCAAAAAACCAGATGGATCGGATTGGTATAGCAAGAAAGCATGGAAGGAATTTCCTTTATCTTCAAAATCTCACTGGGATGTTCCTGTCCAGATTGGTAATAAAACAGTTCATATCTTAGTAAGTCATCCAACTCCTCCTACTTTTGACGGTGCTGAAGATCGCAATGGGAAAAGAAATCATGATGAAATCCGATTCTGGAAAGACTATATTTCAGACAATTCGGCTTCGTATATATATGATGATAAAGGCATTAAAGGTGGTTTACCTCCGAATTCTCAATTTGTTATATTAGGTGATCAAAATGCTTCGCCAGTTGAAGGAAACGCTATTAGAGAAGGTATAAAGTCTTTAATAGATAATCCGAAAATCAATAGCGATTTCACGCCTGCAAGTAAGGGTGGTGCTGAATATAGTCCTGAAAATCCTTTTGGAATTAACCATACTGCCTTTTGGAGAATGCGCGCTGATTATGTATTGCCGTCCAGACTTGGATTTAGGGTTGTCAGCAGCGGTGTTTTTTGGCCTGCCAAAGGCGAATCAATGTCGGAATTAGTTGAAAAACGGGAATCTAGTTCAGATCATCGTTTGGTTTGGGTAAAGGTAGTTTTGGAATAAATAAACTTCGTCTTTTAATTTTACGAGATTAAATTAAATCATAAAAAAAAACCTTGGCCATACCAAGGTTTTTTATTTTTTATATCTCTTCAGATTTATCTGCTCTTCATTGTTTGATAAAAGGAGGTAGTAATTGGCTAGAAACTTCTCCAAAACCAATTCTTACTTCCGTATTTTCGCAGAATCCACGAATAATTACAGTGTCATTATCTTCAATAAATTTACGTTCGCTTCCGTCTTTTAGCTTTAACGGATTTTTTCCTCCCCAAGTTAATTCTAGCATTGAACCAAAACTATCAGGAGTTGGACCAGAAATTGTTCCAGAACCCATCATGTCTCCAGAGTTTACACGGCATCCATTAGAAGTATGATGTGCTAACTGCTGACTCATGGACCAGTATAAATATTTGAAGTTAGATCTTGAAATTACAGTTTCTTCTTCTTGATTTTCAGGTTTTAAGGAAACTTCCAAATGGATATCAAAAGCTTTTTTCCCTTTGGTCTGCAAATAAGGAAGCGGAGTTGGATCTTGCTTAGGCCCTTTTGTTCTAAAAGGTTCCAAAGCATCCATAGTCACAATCCAAGGTGAAATAGAAGTCGCAAAGTTCTTAGCTAAAAATGGCCCAAGCGGCACATATTCCCATTTTTGAATGTCGCGAGCACTCCAATCATTTAGTAAAACCATTCCGAAAATATAATCTTCAGCTTCATAAGTTGAAATATTTTCGCCCATTACATTTACATCTGTTGTAATAAAAGCAGTCTCTAATTCAAAGTCTACTAAACGGGAAGCACCGAAAACAGGCGTGTCGTGTCCAGCTGGCAAAGTTTGTCCCATCGGTCTGTGAACTGGAATTCCAGAGGGAACAATGGTAGAACTTCTTCCATGATATCCAACCGGAATGTGAAGCCAGTTGGGCAACAAAGCATTGTCTGGATCGCGGAACATTTTACCCACGTTTGTAGCGTGCTCTCTACTAGAATAAAAGTCGGTGTAATCGCCAATTAAAACTGGAAGTTGCATCTCTACATCTTCAATTTTAAATATAACAATATCTCTATGTTTTGTTGAATCTCTTAATTGTGGATTAGTCTCGTCGAATATCTCTGCGATACGATTTCGAACCAAACGCCATGTTTTTTTTCCGTCAGAAATAAAATCATTTAGCGTATCCTGCATAAACATATCATCGGTTAATTCTATTCCTTCAAAATAGTTTAATTGCTGTAAAGCCCCTAAATCTATGGCGTAATCGCCAATTCTCGTTCCTACGGTAACGACATTTTCTTTAGTAAGAAATACACCGAAAGGAATATTCTGAATGGGGAAGTCGCTATTTTCTGGCACTTCTAACCATGATTTTCTACTGGTATCGTTGGCAGTTATTGGCATGTTTAATGTTAATTATTTGTTGAAAAATTACTTGTCAAATATATCATAATCTAGCAGTTTGACAAACGTTTTTTTGTATTTTTGCGTGAAATTAACGAAAAACAAAAAAATGCAACGCGACGAACAAATTTTTGATCTTATCCAAGAGGAGAAAGAAAGACAAATTCACGGACTAGAGCTTATTGCTTCTGAGAATTTTGTAAGTGATGAAGTAATGGCAGCAGCAGGGTCTGTTTTAACTAATAAATATGCTGAAGGTTATCCTGGCAAAAGATACTACGGCGGTTGCGAAGTAGTTGACGTTATTGAGCAGATTGCTATTGATAGAGCTAAAGAATTATTTGGAGCTGAATATGCAAACGTACAGCCTCACTCAGGTTCTCAGGCAAACACAGCTGTTTATCACGCTTGTTTAAATCCTGGTGATACTATTTTAGGTTTCGATTTATCTCACGGTGGTCACTTGACTCACGGTTCTCCAGTAAACTTCTCAGGACGTTTATATC
The Flavobacterium humidisoli DNA segment above includes these coding regions:
- a CDS encoding endonuclease/exonuclease/phosphatase family protein; amino-acid sequence: MKKIFFILSVLSSGVLFSQSDSHEKNELTFATYNVSMESDNYSPKGAMGKSEQILIYQLNSGHNTQIRNIAQIIQTVRPDVILLNEFDYIKDPELGVKAFIKNYLKVSQGGATPIDYPYYYYSTVNTGQPSPYDLNNDGKLDNFGNDAWGFGMYPGQYGMMLLSKYPIDAAAVRTFQHFKWKDMPGALLTKKPDGSDWYSKKAWKEFPLSSKSHWDVPVQIGNKTVHILVSHPTPPTFDGAEDRNGKRNHDEIRFWKDYISDNSASYIYDDKGIKGGLPPNSQFVILGDQNASPVEGNAIREGIKSLIDNPKINSDFTPASKGGAEYSPENPFGINHTAFWRMRADYVLPSRLGFRVVSSGVFWPAKGESMSELVEKRESSSDHRLVWVKVVLE
- the fahA gene encoding fumarylacetoacetase; the encoded protein is MPITANDTSRKSWLEVPENSDFPIQNIPFGVFLTKENVVTVGTRIGDYAIDLGALQQLNYFEGIELTDDMFMQDTLNDFISDGKKTWRLVRNRIAEIFDETNPQLRDSTKHRDIVIFKIEDVEMQLPVLIGDYTDFYSSREHATNVGKMFRDPDNALLPNWLHIPVGYHGRSSTIVPSGIPVHRPMGQTLPAGHDTPVFGASRLVDFELETAFITTDVNVMGENISTYEAEDYIFGMVLLNDWSARDIQKWEYVPLGPFLAKNFATSISPWIVTMDALEPFRTKGPKQDPTPLPYLQTKGKKAFDIHLEVSLKPENQEEETVISRSNFKYLYWSMSQQLAHHTSNGCRVNSGDMMGSGTISGPTPDSFGSMLELTWGGKNPLKLKDGSERKFIEDNDTVIIRGFCENTEVRIGFGEVSSQLLPPFIKQ